One genomic window of Synechococcales cyanobacterium T60_A2020_003 includes the following:
- the bioB gene encoding biotin synthase BioB: MLTLRHNWTTADILELLNQPLLDLVYQAQTVHRQHNPEGDVQLATLMSVKTGGCAENCAYCPQSAHYETHVEKPAIANVDEVLAQAQRAKELGANRFCMGWAWREIRDGAAFDAMLSMVEGVRELGLEACVTAGMLNESQAQRLAAAGLTAYNHNLDTSPEYYDHIITTRTYGDRLQTLEHVRQAGITVCCGGIIGMGETTRDRARLLEILANMDPHPESVPINALVAVEGTPLEEQTPIDPFDLVRMCATARILMPTARIRLSAGRTSLSREAQALCFMAGANSIFYGETLLTTANPEMDSDRQLLEALGIKTTRN; this comes from the coding sequence GTGCTTACTCTGCGTCACAACTGGACAACCGCCGATATTCTCGAACTCCTGAATCAACCGCTGTTGGATCTGGTCTACCAGGCGCAGACCGTCCACCGACAGCACAATCCAGAAGGAGACGTGCAGTTGGCAACGCTGATGAGCGTGAAGACGGGGGGATGTGCCGAAAATTGCGCCTACTGTCCGCAGTCCGCCCACTACGAAACCCATGTTGAAAAACCTGCGATCGCCAATGTGGATGAGGTTCTTGCTCAAGCACAGCGAGCCAAAGAGCTGGGTGCAAATCGGTTCTGTATGGGGTGGGCGTGGCGCGAAATTCGGGACGGAGCGGCTTTTGATGCGATGCTAAGCATGGTGGAAGGGGTGCGCGAGTTGGGATTGGAAGCCTGCGTCACGGCAGGAATGTTGAACGAATCCCAAGCCCAGCGCCTTGCCGCTGCCGGACTCACCGCCTACAACCACAATCTTGATACCAGTCCTGAATACTACGACCACATTATTACCACCCGCACCTATGGCGATCGCCTGCAAACCTTAGAGCATGTGCGTCAAGCGGGAATTACAGTCTGTTGCGGTGGCATTATCGGCATGGGCGAAACGACGCGCGATCGCGCCCGATTGCTGGAAATTCTAGCTAACATGGATCCCCATCCCGAAAGTGTGCCGATCAATGCCCTTGTCGCTGTCGAAGGGACACCGCTAGAGGAACAAACCCCCATCGATCCGTTTGACTTGGTGCGGATGTGTGCCACAGCGCGAATTCTGATGCCTACGGCGCGAATTCGTCTGAGTGCCGGACGGACAAGCCTGAGCCGTGAAGCTCAAGCCCTTTGCTTTATGGCAGGTGCAAACTCTATTTTTTATGGAGAGACGCTTTTGACCACGGCCAATCCAGAAATGGACAGCGATCGCCAACTCTTAGAAGCTTTAGGCATCAAAACAACACGAAACTAG
- the bioA gene encoding adenosylmethionine--8-amino-7-oxononanoate transaminase, with amino-acid sequence MQHIWYPFTQAKTAPLPLKVKSAHGVWLELDQGQRIIDCISSWWVNVHGHAHPAIAQAIYDQAKQLEHVIFAGFTHDPAEELANRLVQQLPSSLQRVFFSDNGSTAVEVALKMAYQFWRNQAEERRTFIAFEGAYHGDTVGAMSVGARSLFSDVFSELLFEVHHVPFPDTFWGDEQIDEKEAQAIAVLEKQLADNPVAAVIIEPLVQGAGGMRMCRPSFLQQVETVVRQSGTLLIFDEVMTGFGRTGDWFACRRAAVSPDIICLSKGLTGGFLPLAVTVCTEAIYDAFYSDNPLHTFYHGHSYTANPLGCAAAIAGLELMHQHEPLFRGMEAKHIRYLEELQEHPSVEKLRVTGTIAAFDLVTSEQPGYLNRISPVIRERAIAHGLLLRPIGNILYILPPYCITDDELEQVYQGIQHILQELKDIM; translated from the coding sequence ATGCAACATATCTGGTATCCCTTTACCCAAGCTAAAACGGCTCCGCTGCCGCTGAAGGTAAAATCGGCTCACGGCGTCTGGTTAGAGCTAGATCAGGGACAGCGAATTATTGACTGCATTTCGAGTTGGTGGGTGAATGTGCATGGTCACGCCCATCCAGCGATCGCCCAGGCGATTTATGACCAGGCCAAACAGCTTGAACACGTTATCTTTGCCGGATTTACCCATGATCCAGCCGAAGAACTCGCAAATCGCCTCGTTCAGCAACTTCCCTCCTCTCTACAGCGGGTGTTCTTCTCCGACAATGGCTCAACGGCTGTCGAAGTCGCGCTCAAAATGGCGTACCAGTTTTGGCGGAATCAAGCGGAGGAGCGCAGGACGTTTATTGCATTCGAGGGAGCCTATCACGGGGATACCGTCGGCGCTATGTCCGTTGGGGCGCGATCGCTCTTTTCCGATGTCTTTTCCGAGCTTTTATTTGAGGTGCATCATGTCCCCTTTCCCGACACCTTCTGGGGCGATGAACAGATAGACGAAAAAGAAGCCCAAGCCATTGCCGTTCTTGAAAAACAACTCGCGGACAATCCCGTTGCAGCAGTGATCATTGAACCCCTGGTGCAAGGGGCAGGCGGGATGCGCATGTGTCGTCCATCGTTTTTGCAGCAGGTTGAGACGGTCGTGCGACAATCGGGGACGCTGCTGATCTTTGATGAAGTGATGACCGGGTTTGGGCGGACAGGAGACTGGTTTGCGTGCCGTCGGGCAGCGGTGTCTCCCGATATTATTTGCCTCTCCAAAGGACTTACTGGAGGATTCTTGCCCCTAGCGGTGACGGTTTGTACAGAAGCCATTTACGACGCGTTTTACAGCGATAATCCCCTCCACACCTTCTACCACGGTCATAGCTACACTGCGAACCCCCTGGGCTGTGCAGCGGCGATCGCCGGACTGGAGCTGATGCACCAGCATGAACCGTTGTTTCGGGGCATGGAAGCTAAGCACATTCGCTATTTAGAAGAACTTCAGGAACATCCCAGTGTTGAAAAACTGCGCGTTACTGGTACCATTGCCGCTTTCGATCTCGTCACCTCTGAGCAACCGGGATACCTGAACCGCATTAGCCCTGTTATCCGAGAACGGGCGATCGCCCACGGATTACTGCTTCGTCCCATCGGAAACATCCTATACATCCTGCCCCCCTACTGCATCACCGACGACGAACTAGAACAGGTTTATCAGGGCATCCAGCACATTTTGCAGGAATTGAAGGATATCATGTGA